A stretch of Bradyrhizobium sp. AZCC 2262 DNA encodes these proteins:
- a CDS encoding formyltransferase family protein — MRITLVGSRHFGVTTFNTLRQHGVDIVRVVVHDGEDRLAATAQAAGIEVVVQADPKRVIASEIAPNTDLIVTAHSHARVTREALAVSKLGGVGYHPSLLPRHRGIAAVEWTIKEGDPIAGGTVYHLADRMDAGAIAAQEWVFVRKGETARELWERALAPLGQKLLADVIFHARTHNSLPATPQDEEFATKAPGLSDAKH; from the coding sequence ATGCGGATCACCCTGGTTGGTTCCCGCCATTTCGGCGTGACGACATTCAACACGCTGCGGCAACACGGGGTCGATATCGTCCGCGTCGTTGTTCACGATGGCGAGGACCGGCTTGCCGCCACCGCGCAGGCCGCCGGGATCGAGGTTGTCGTGCAGGCCGATCCGAAACGCGTCATCGCGTCCGAGATCGCGCCCAATACCGACCTGATCGTGACCGCCCATAGCCATGCCCGCGTCACCCGGGAAGCACTGGCCGTCTCCAAACTCGGCGGCGTCGGCTATCACCCCTCGCTCCTGCCCCGGCATCGCGGCATCGCCGCGGTCGAATGGACCATCAAGGAGGGCGACCCAATCGCCGGCGGCACCGTCTACCACCTCGCCGACCGGATGGATGCCGGCGCCATCGCCGCGCAGGAGTGGGTATTTGTCAGAAAAGGAGAGACCGCGCGCGAACTCTGGGAGCGCGCGCTGGCCCCGCTCGGCCAGAAGCTGCTCGCTGACGTCATCTTTCACGCCAGGACCCACAACAGCCTGCCTGCCACCCCACAGGACGAGGAATTCGCCACCAAAGCGCCGGGTCTGTCCGACGCTAAACATTGA
- a CDS encoding DUF5413 family protein → MKRFLIFAAIAPPLGFVVAFWVMLQIANWLAGSPITFDVAQIMMLPTIYLVGLIPALLAGWFDHALARRNVSYRIALTAPFGYAISYLPLAVAFWIGFGHGPYVLLFGLIGAVPSAVCSWLAAERQAPDLCSVTMTVFAALAGCSPGSVAGAVRTVVRPPSAVAPAGRRCTASSGCATRAG, encoded by the coding sequence ATGAAACGCTTTTTGATCTTCGCCGCCATCGCGCCGCCACTCGGCTTCGTCGTCGCGTTCTGGGTGATGCTGCAGATTGCCAACTGGCTTGCGGGCAGCCCGATCACGTTCGATGTCGCCCAAATCATGATGCTGCCGACGATATATCTGGTCGGGTTGATCCCGGCGCTATTGGCTGGGTGGTTCGACCATGCGCTGGCGAGGCGCAACGTCTCTTACCGCATCGCGCTCACGGCGCCGTTCGGCTACGCGATCAGCTACCTGCCGCTGGCAGTAGCGTTCTGGATAGGCTTCGGCCATGGGCCGTATGTCCTGCTGTTCGGCCTCATCGGCGCGGTGCCGTCAGCGGTGTGTTCCTGGCTCGCCGCGGAACGGCAGGCGCCTGACCTTTGTTCCGTCACCATGACAGTATTCGCAGCTCTGGCCGGGTGTAGTCCGGGATCGGTTGCTGGAGCGGTCCGGACTGTTGTTCGGCCGCCATCTGCAGTCGCGCCCGCAGGTCGGCGCTGCACTGCTTCATCTGGTTGCGCAACTCGCGCCGGCTGA